A single genomic interval of Spinacia oleracea cultivar Varoflay chromosome 6, BTI_SOV_V1, whole genome shotgun sequence harbors:
- the LOC110788559 gene encoding CBS domain-containing protein CBSX5: MAVQLLSYEISDLCLGKPPLRPLPASATVTDALSFFRRCSGDPSLSVWEAAKCIGKISIVDVLCFMCKEENISNPSIALHSPVSLLLPHGPPLVKQLDPNSSILDAVDCILEGAQSLIVPRRSRNSGSPRQKLSQKSSYCWITQEDIIRFIFNSINHFSPAPFNSIQSLNIIEKKIPSVHYDEPALSALRAINSLSGQTAVAVVDDEGRLVGEISLHTLSCCDETVAPAVATLSAGDLMAYIDYGGPPEDLNQLVKARLEERKLNGFLELLEDDHSTSSVSSCLSSSSSSSSDDEVAVKSMRSRSNSGRLARGTEPIVCHPGSSLIAIMIQALSHRLNHVWVVEEDYSLVGIVTFTSMLNVFRDRVNSFS; the protein is encoded by the exons ATGGCAGTACAGCTTTTATCTTATGAAATCTCAGACCTCTGTCTTGGGAAGCCACCGCTGAGGCCTCTCCCTGCCTCCGCCACCGTCACCGACGCGCTCTCATTCTTTCGCCGATGCTCCGGCGATCCTTCGCTTAGCGTTTGGGAAGCGGCCAAGTGTATTGGAAAGATCTCGATTGTGGATGTGCTCTGTTTTATGTGCAAGGAAGAGAATATCTCCAATCCTTCCATTGCTCTTCACTCTCccgtctctctcctccttccacACGGTCCTCCTCTTGTCAAGCAATTGGACCCTAATTCTAG CATACTCGATGCTGTAGATTGTATCCTCGAAGGAGCTCAGAGTCTGATAGTACCAAGGAGGAGCCGCAACAGCGGCAGCCCAAGACAAAAGCTCTCTCAGAAATCATCATACTGCTGGATCACACAAGAAGATATAATCCGCTTCATCTTTAATTCCATCAACCACTTCTCTCCCGCCCCATTTAACTCAATCCAATCGCTCAACATAATTGAGAAGAAAATCCCATCCGTCCATTACGACGAGCCAGCCCTGTCTGCCCTCAGAGCAATCAATTCACTCTCAGGCCAAACTGCAGTGGCAGTGGTAGACGACGAGGGTAGATTGGTTGGTGAAATTTCACTTCACACCCTCTCTTGCTGTGACGAAACTGTTGCACCTGCGGTTGCTACCCTTTCTGCAGGCGATCTGATGGCTTACATAGACTATGGCGGTCCACCAGAAGATCTGAATCAGTTGGTGAAGGCAAGGTTAGAAGAgaggaaattaaatgggttctTGGAGCTTTTAGAAGATGATCACTCAACTTCATCAGTTTCTTCATGTTTaagttcatcatcatcttcctcTTCTGACGACGAAGTTGCTGTAAAAAGCATGCGGTCCAGGTCAAATTCAGGACGATTAGCAAGGGGAACTGAACCCATTGTTTGCCACCCAGGGAGCTCTTTGATCGCGATAATGATACAGGCATTGTCACATCGGTTGAATCATGTGTGGGTTGTCGAAGAAGATTATAGCTTGGTCGGAATTGTCACGTTTACCAGTATGTTGAATGTTTTTCGGGATCGTGTGAATTCCTTTTCCTAA
- the LOC110788557 gene encoding uncharacterized protein isoform X2, whose product MNTLISHHPEPQIFSKLPSFSSKNKKPIFIFHYKCLLNPQNTIYSSIRASCTTNSAAIYGGWDDYKIRVDSDKLGESNFFKKFLVSLGINDKKYVFTCILGFVCALAISRVRVSSIIVFPAAAIVFAIGFSFGFSANGKPHKDLGLNGAKTRVYVENLKGLVEIFDGFDVKINDLKNEMKNAIEFERVNFGDLETYVNAVETIGGLILNARSLVDDCIGVTLAEGQGVGKNPNQKNGRRKKETGHKGFDLFGLIGSIFKGSVNDLRSSRTNSVNRDILAKEILVQGQGDVEGASDTVSTVDGSIPYRETVSNGSRKKRVDSKDQETKRNFRRGETNTMDANMDSKSFLNADEYNYQNVRFSSNRRFSLNMSAHRDFRKWVSEDTMSSNVEFEFSKEHPENEGSLKNQRIFENSNRAYESSEGRGNNNFGHFRKSMREERLNEEDVNFGHFRKSMREERLNEEDVNFGRFRESMREEMMNEEDELYSRKYKHRAENDISSFSSSVVSDDLLFDKYLRKANNLLKEAKECLKAIDDEFLAEEMLNESAKLLCEAIALKPMSLLAIGQLGNTYLLHGELKLKVSRELRTLLSKGDNFRVERSKLFILEDTFPSKDGIENSLISECEECESLLVEAGRKYRMALSIDGNDVRALYNWGLALSFRAQLIADVGPEAALDADKLFLAAIDKFSAMMSRSNDYAPEDGVWPCSRGLACEQTTVEIR is encoded by the exons ATGAATACTCTAATTTCCCATCACCCAGAACCTCAAATTTTCTCCAAATTGCCATCATTTTCATCGAAAAACAAAAAACCTATTTTCATATTTCATTACAAATGCCTGTTAAATCCGCAAAACACCATTTACAGCTCAATCAGAGCTTCTTGCACCACAAATTCAGCTGCCATTTACGGTGGCTGGGACGATTACAAGATCCGGGTAGACTCAGACAAGCTGGGTGAGTCCAATTTCTTCAAAAAATTTCTAGTTTCATTAGGGATTAATGATAAGAAATATGTGTTTACTTGTATACTGGGTTTTGTGTGTGCTTTAGCCATTTCTAGGGTCAGAGTTTCATCGATCATTGTTTTTCCTGCTGCTGCTATTGTTTTTGCAATTGGTTTTTCTTTTGGGTTTTCTGCTAATGGAAAACCCCATAAAGATCTGGGCTTAAATGGGGCTAAAACAAGGGTTTATGTTGAAAATTTGAAGGGATTAGTGGAAATATTTGATGGGTTTGATGTGAAAATTAATGATTTGAAGAATGAGATGAAGAATGCAATTGAGTTTGAGAGGGTTAATTTTGGTGACTTGGAGACTTATGTGAATGCAGTTGAGACAATTGGTGGTTTAATTTTGAATGCCAGGAGTTTGGTTGATGATTGTATTGGGGTTACATTGGCTGAAGGGCAGGGAGTGGGAAAGAATCCGAATCAGAAGAATGGCAGGAGAAAGAAAGAAACTGGCCATAAAGGGTTTGATTTGTTTGGATTAATTGGGAGTATTTTTAAAGGCAGTGTAAATGATTTGAGGTCTAGCAGAACAAATTCTGTCAATAGGGATATTTTGGCCAAGGAGATACTTGTACAAGGCCAAGGGGATGTTGAGGGAGCATCGGACACGGTATCCACTGTGGATGGCAGTATTCCATATAGGGAAACTGTAAGTAATGGTAGTAGAAAGAAGAGAGTAGATAGTAAAGACCAAGAAACAAAGAGGAATTTCCGAAGAGGGGAAACAAATACAATGGATGCAAATATGGATTCTAAAAGTTTTCTCAATGCTGATGAGTATAATTACCAAAATGTAAGATTTTCTAGTAATCGACGATTCAGTTTGAATATGTCAGCTCACAGGGATTTTCGGAAATGGGTGTCTGAGGATACAATGAGTAGCAATGTAGAGTTTGAATTCTCCAAAGAACATCCAGAAAATGAGGGTTCCTTGAAGAATCAACGGATTTTTGAAAACTCTAACAGAGCTTATGAGTCCTCTGAAGGAAGGGGAAATAATAACTTTGGACATTTTAGAAAAAGTATGCGTGAAGAAAGGCTGAATGAAGAAGATGTTAACTTTGGACATTTTAGAAAAAGTATGCGTGAAGAAAGGCTGAATGAAGAAGATGTTAACTTTGGACGTTTTAGGGAAAGTATGCGTGAAGAAATGATGAACGAAGAAGATGAACTCTATTCAAGGAAATACAAACATCGAGCAGAGAATGACATAAGTTCCTTTTCTTCATCAGTGGTGTCAGATGATCTGCTGTTTGATAAATACCTTAGAAAAGCAAACAATCTTTTGAAAGAAGCCAAAGAGTGTTTGAAGGCTATAGATGATGAATTTCTTGCAGAGGAAATGCTCAACGAGTCTGCCAAGTTGCTCTGTGAAGCTATTGCTTTGAAACCTATGAGTTTACTGGCTATAGGTCAGTTGGGAAATACTTACCTTCTTCACGGCGAGCTGAAACTGAAGGTTAGCAGAGAACTGAGAACTCTTCTATCCAAAGGCGATAATTTCCGTGTAGAAAGGAGTAAGTTATTCATTCTAGAGGATACATTTCCAAGCAAAGATGGGATAGAAAATAGTCTCATTAGTGAATGTGAAGAGTGTGAATCACTTCTTGTTGAAGCCGGAAGGAAGTATAGGATGGCTCTGTCAATCGATGGAAATGATGTGAGAGCGTTGTATAACTGGGGGCTTGCCCTTTCCTTCCGTGCTCAACTGATTGCCGATGTTGGTCCA GAAGCTGCACTTGATGCTGACAAGTTATTCTTGGCTGCTATTGATAAATTTAGTGCTATGATGTCGAGAAGCAATGACTATGCACCAGAAG ATGGGGTATGGCCTTGCAGCAGAGGTCTCGCTTGCGAACAAACAACAGTAGAGATAAGGTGA
- the LOC110788557 gene encoding uncharacterized protein isoform X1 has product MNTLISHHPEPQIFSKLPSFSSKNKKPIFIFHYKCLLNPQNTIYSSIRASCTTNSAAIYGGWDDYKIRVDSDKLGESNFFKKFLVSLGINDKKYVFTCILGFVCALAISRVRVSSIIVFPAAAIVFAIGFSFGFSANGKPHKDLGLNGAKTRVYVENLKGLVEIFDGFDVKINDLKNEMKNAIEFERVNFGDLETYVNAVETIGGLILNARSLVDDCIGVTLAEGQGVGKNPNQKNGRRKKETGHKGFDLFGLIGSIFKGSVNDLRSSRTNSVNRDILAKEILVQGQGDVEGASDTVSTVDGSIPYRETVSNGSRKKRVDSKDQETKRNFRRGETNTMDANMDSKSFLNADEYNYQNVRFSSNRRFSLNMSAHRDFRKWVSEDTMSSNVEFEFSKEHPENEGSLKNQRIFENSNRAYESSEGRGNNNFGHFRKSMREERLNEEDVNFGHFRKSMREERLNEEDVNFGRFRESMREEMMNEEDELYSRKYKHRAENDISSFSSSVVSDDLLFDKYLRKANNLLKEAKECLKAIDDEFLAEEMLNESAKLLCEAIALKPMSLLAIGQLGNTYLLHGELKLKVSRELRTLLSKGDNFRVERSKLFILEDTFPSKDGIENSLISECEECESLLVEAGRKYRMALSIDGNDVRALYNWGLALSFRAQLIADVGPEAALDADKLFLAAIDKFSAMMSRSNDYAPEALFRWGMALQQRSRLRTNNSRDKVKLLQQAKRLYEDAANMGSNNLQVRKALSSCISEINFTDI; this is encoded by the exons ATGAATACTCTAATTTCCCATCACCCAGAACCTCAAATTTTCTCCAAATTGCCATCATTTTCATCGAAAAACAAAAAACCTATTTTCATATTTCATTACAAATGCCTGTTAAATCCGCAAAACACCATTTACAGCTCAATCAGAGCTTCTTGCACCACAAATTCAGCTGCCATTTACGGTGGCTGGGACGATTACAAGATCCGGGTAGACTCAGACAAGCTGGGTGAGTCCAATTTCTTCAAAAAATTTCTAGTTTCATTAGGGATTAATGATAAGAAATATGTGTTTACTTGTATACTGGGTTTTGTGTGTGCTTTAGCCATTTCTAGGGTCAGAGTTTCATCGATCATTGTTTTTCCTGCTGCTGCTATTGTTTTTGCAATTGGTTTTTCTTTTGGGTTTTCTGCTAATGGAAAACCCCATAAAGATCTGGGCTTAAATGGGGCTAAAACAAGGGTTTATGTTGAAAATTTGAAGGGATTAGTGGAAATATTTGATGGGTTTGATGTGAAAATTAATGATTTGAAGAATGAGATGAAGAATGCAATTGAGTTTGAGAGGGTTAATTTTGGTGACTTGGAGACTTATGTGAATGCAGTTGAGACAATTGGTGGTTTAATTTTGAATGCCAGGAGTTTGGTTGATGATTGTATTGGGGTTACATTGGCTGAAGGGCAGGGAGTGGGAAAGAATCCGAATCAGAAGAATGGCAGGAGAAAGAAAGAAACTGGCCATAAAGGGTTTGATTTGTTTGGATTAATTGGGAGTATTTTTAAAGGCAGTGTAAATGATTTGAGGTCTAGCAGAACAAATTCTGTCAATAGGGATATTTTGGCCAAGGAGATACTTGTACAAGGCCAAGGGGATGTTGAGGGAGCATCGGACACGGTATCCACTGTGGATGGCAGTATTCCATATAGGGAAACTGTAAGTAATGGTAGTAGAAAGAAGAGAGTAGATAGTAAAGACCAAGAAACAAAGAGGAATTTCCGAAGAGGGGAAACAAATACAATGGATGCAAATATGGATTCTAAAAGTTTTCTCAATGCTGATGAGTATAATTACCAAAATGTAAGATTTTCTAGTAATCGACGATTCAGTTTGAATATGTCAGCTCACAGGGATTTTCGGAAATGGGTGTCTGAGGATACAATGAGTAGCAATGTAGAGTTTGAATTCTCCAAAGAACATCCAGAAAATGAGGGTTCCTTGAAGAATCAACGGATTTTTGAAAACTCTAACAGAGCTTATGAGTCCTCTGAAGGAAGGGGAAATAATAACTTTGGACATTTTAGAAAAAGTATGCGTGAAGAAAGGCTGAATGAAGAAGATGTTAACTTTGGACATTTTAGAAAAAGTATGCGTGAAGAAAGGCTGAATGAAGAAGATGTTAACTTTGGACGTTTTAGGGAAAGTATGCGTGAAGAAATGATGAACGAAGAAGATGAACTCTATTCAAGGAAATACAAACATCGAGCAGAGAATGACATAAGTTCCTTTTCTTCATCAGTGGTGTCAGATGATCTGCTGTTTGATAAATACCTTAGAAAAGCAAACAATCTTTTGAAAGAAGCCAAAGAGTGTTTGAAGGCTATAGATGATGAATTTCTTGCAGAGGAAATGCTCAACGAGTCTGCCAAGTTGCTCTGTGAAGCTATTGCTTTGAAACCTATGAGTTTACTGGCTATAGGTCAGTTGGGAAATACTTACCTTCTTCACGGCGAGCTGAAACTGAAGGTTAGCAGAGAACTGAGAACTCTTCTATCCAAAGGCGATAATTTCCGTGTAGAAAGGAGTAAGTTATTCATTCTAGAGGATACATTTCCAAGCAAAGATGGGATAGAAAATAGTCTCATTAGTGAATGTGAAGAGTGTGAATCACTTCTTGTTGAAGCCGGAAGGAAGTATAGGATGGCTCTGTCAATCGATGGAAATGATGTGAGAGCGTTGTATAACTGGGGGCTTGCCCTTTCCTTCCGTGCTCAACTGATTGCCGATGTTGGTCCA GAAGCTGCACTTGATGCTGACAAGTTATTCTTGGCTGCTATTGATAAATTTAGTGCTATGATGTCGAGAAGCAATGACTATGCACCAGAAG CACTGTTCAGATGGGGTATGGCCTTGCAGCAGAGGTCTCGCTTGCGAACAAACAACAGTAGAGATAAGGTGAAGTTATTACAGCAGGCTAAGAGGCTTTATGAAGATGCTGCCAATATGGGCTCCAATAATCTCCAAGTAAGGAAGGCCTTATCTTCATGCATATCTGAAATCAATTTTACTGACATATGA